The Desulfobulbaceae bacterium genome contains a region encoding:
- a CDS encoding HDOD domain-containing protein: MENKVVSAGEYRIESSGKSLRLEALLGTCVAVAIYDSTANVGGLCHILLPDIDSHDNAWRPKCYASSALALFLDDLVKEGAAINSLTAVVAGGSLGFPFSEHDLNLDIGGRIAECANQFLVRHKIPIKSCETGGYYGMKMGLDTSNWQVKIAQMLPPTTKKTETVTPPTEEQIQNAIITAKPIPQITLQLIRLLHKDYYKLSEITDILGHEQLLTAKVISYCNTVHISSKIKIDTLERAVLILGELHLLELLISTSLKTFFDQMAGGYSLVRGGLFKHAIAVALLAQVIADKTQQVDPQTAYTAGLLHDIGKVVLDQYVALSMSDFYNTDAETKKGLLHTEQTIFRTDHQQIGKKLAVRWNIPENLSEVIASHHYPENAKVDSELLYVVNIADIVASWFMAGVELESLCSTVGFEKKLSHLNLKVTDLNDIISQVEWNKITSL; this comes from the coding sequence ATGGAAAACAAAGTAGTCTCAGCCGGTGAGTATAGAATTGAATCATCAGGAAAGTCATTGCGCCTTGAAGCCCTGCTTGGCACGTGCGTCGCAGTGGCAATTTATGACTCAACAGCCAATGTTGGGGGTTTGTGCCACATACTCTTACCGGATATCGATTCTCATGACAATGCCTGGCGCCCAAAGTGCTATGCCTCATCCGCCCTAGCCCTTTTCCTCGACGACCTTGTTAAGGAAGGGGCAGCCATAAATTCCCTTACCGCAGTGGTTGCCGGAGGCTCTCTAGGTTTCCCTTTTTCGGAGCACGACTTAAATCTCGATATAGGTGGTCGTATTGCAGAGTGTGCCAACCAGTTTCTTGTCCGTCACAAAATCCCGATAAAAAGTTGCGAGACAGGCGGCTACTATGGCATGAAAATGGGGTTAGACACTTCGAACTGGCAGGTTAAGATTGCGCAGATGCTTCCCCCGACCACAAAAAAAACCGAGACAGTTACACCTCCAACCGAGGAACAGATCCAAAATGCAATAATCACCGCCAAGCCAATTCCTCAGATAACGCTACAGCTGATTCGCCTTTTGCACAAAGACTATTATAAATTATCCGAAATTACCGACATACTTGGTCATGAACAGCTACTGACCGCTAAAGTCATCAGCTATTGCAATACAGTTCATATAAGCTCCAAAATAAAAATTGACACACTTGAAAGAGCCGTTTTAATCCTGGGAGAACTGCATCTTCTCGAACTGCTGATTAGTACATCGTTAAAAACATTTTTTGATCAAATGGCAGGCGGCTACTCACTGGTTCGAGGAGGACTTTTCAAACACGCCATTGCTGTTGCGCTTTTAGCCCAGGTCATTGCCGACAAAACTCAGCAGGTTGACCCGCAAACTGCTTATACCGCAGGCCTTCTCCATGATATAGGCAAGGTTGTGCTCGACCAGTACGTAGCGTTAAGCATGTCAGATTTTTACAATACCGACGCTGAGACCAAAAAAGGGTTACTCCATACAGAGCAGACTATATTTAGAACAGACCACCAGCAAATAGGTAAAAAGTTAGCCGTTCGTTGGAATATACCTGAGAATTTAAGTGAGGTTATAGCATCTCACCACTACCCTGAAAACGCCAAAGTCGACTCCGAACTGCTCTATGTAGTAAATATAGCTGATATTGTTGCCTCGTGGTTCATGGCCGGCGTTGAACTTGAATCGTTATGTTCAACCGTTGGTTTTGAAAAAAAACTCTCTCACCTCAACCTCAAGGTCACTGATCTCAACGACATTATTTCTCAAGTAGAGTGGAACAAAATAACGTCTCTTTAG
- a CDS encoding YkgJ family cysteine cluster protein, with the protein MTNEGGIFQCRECGFCCHGETTVSLDENDLNTMASYIGLPIGELKKRYLRETDNVVQMKIVDGHCIFFNGGCTIHPGKPWRCTQWPLHPSILQDRNNFETIKASCPGISKSVSYEEFCEKLKILLQ; encoded by the coding sequence ATGACGAATGAAGGTGGAATTTTCCAGTGTCGTGAGTGTGGCTTTTGTTGCCATGGTGAAACTACCGTTTCACTTGATGAAAATGATCTGAATACTATGGCGTCTTATATTGGCTTGCCGATTGGCGAACTTAAGAAGAGATATCTCAGAGAAACAGACAACGTTGTCCAGATGAAAATAGTTGACGGGCATTGTATCTTTTTTAATGGCGGTTGTACTATTCACCCCGGGAAGCCGTGGCGGTGTACTCAGTGGCCTCTTCACCCTTCAATTCTTCAGGACAGGAACAACTTCGAAACAATCAAGGCCTCATGTCCTGGAATTTCTAAGAGTGTAAGTTATGAAGAGTTTTGTGAGAAATTGAAAATCCTGCTCCAGTAA
- a CDS encoding 23S rRNA (pseudouridine(1915)-N(3))-methyltransferase RlmH, whose protein sequence is MKIECLFVGKTSERYLEDGIADFHKRLKPYADVSFKIIRDVKSKASDSEIKKREGQGILKAVSKDAFLVVLDPRGVKLTSEGLAQQIAGWQEQNRKLVSFIVGGSNGLSTEVQEQADYKLSLSPMTFTHDMTRLILLEQLYRAHSIIAGTKYHK, encoded by the coding sequence ATGAAAATTGAATGCCTTTTTGTCGGTAAAACCTCTGAGCGCTACCTTGAGGACGGCATTGCCGATTTTCACAAACGCCTAAAGCCTTATGCCGATGTTTCTTTTAAAATTATCAGGGATGTAAAGTCTAAAGCCAGTGATTCTGAGATAAAAAAAAGAGAGGGGCAGGGGATACTGAAAGCGGTCTCAAAAGATGCTTTCTTAGTGGTGCTTGATCCCCGTGGAGTTAAGTTAACATCTGAAGGACTGGCCCAGCAGATTGCTGGGTGGCAGGAGCAAAACAGGAAACTAGTTTCATTTATTGTGGGTGGCTCTAACGGCCTTTCTACCGAAGTCCAGGAGCAGGCTGATTATAAATTGTCACTGTCACCAATGACATTCACCCATGACATGACACGTTTGATATTACTCGAACAGCTTTACAGAGCACACTCAATAATTGCCGGTACCAAATATCATAAGTAG
- the glgB gene encoding 1,4-alpha-glucan branching protein GlgB — MSLDVVKELDRVLNSDQHDPFCVLGFHVIDKEARTAVVRSFQPLAESVRLVTGNTKTDMYKMRDDGLFEAVISDYQEPFKYKFEITLYNQEVKLINDPYRALPRLTDFDQHLFNAGTHYNIYDKLGAQVRVIDDVKGTLFRVWAPSARRVSVIGDFNFWDGRVHQMRVIGSSGIWELFIPDIKEGDLYKYEIRTQQMNILEKIDPLQFTSEIRPKTASKVHEMNTYEWKDSAWMKNRSQFTPYNSPMSIYELHLGSWKRDPANPERFLTYNELADSLVPYVKEMGFTHIELMPVMEHPLDESWGYQVTGYFSVTSRFGTPTDFMHFIDRCHEAGIGVILDWVPSHFPTDGHSLGRFDGSSLYEHYDPRQGEHPEWGTYIFNYGRKEVSSFLISNALFWYDKFHIDGMRVDAVASMLYLDYARTAGQWVPNQHGGKENLEAIEFMKHLNTIIYDRYPGVVMIAEESTSFYGVSKPAVAGGLGFGYKWNMGWMNDTLSYFSKDPLYRKFHHNALTFSLLYAFSENFVLPLSHDEVVHGKRSLLSKMPGDEWQQFANLRLLFFYLWTHPGKKTLFMGCEFGQLSEWYCKVSLDWHLVEERPKHKQVQSFVKTLNNFYRENPSLWENDHNYDGFQWLDFKDVNNSIIAFARKGKNPKDHLICLLNFTPEAHHNYKVGVLEDVNYRQILNSDSKEFGGSDLNNPDLKKPFHEPFGEAPMHIRVSVPPLAGVIYKPEY, encoded by the coding sequence ATGTCACTTGATGTCGTTAAAGAACTCGATCGAGTCTTAAACTCTGACCAACACGACCCATTTTGTGTGCTCGGCTTCCATGTTATTGACAAAGAGGCCCGTACCGCTGTCGTTCGCTCATTTCAGCCTTTAGCTGAATCTGTTCGCCTTGTAACCGGCAACACCAAAACAGACATGTATAAGATGCGTGATGACGGCCTGTTTGAAGCGGTAATTTCCGACTACCAGGAACCTTTCAAATATAAGTTTGAAATCACCCTATACAACCAGGAAGTTAAACTGATCAATGACCCGTATCGCGCCTTACCACGATTGACAGATTTTGACCAACACCTCTTCAATGCCGGTACACACTACAACATCTATGACAAACTCGGAGCACAGGTTCGTGTCATTGACGATGTCAAAGGCACTTTATTTCGGGTCTGGGCCCCTTCAGCCAGACGAGTCAGCGTTATCGGCGATTTTAATTTCTGGGACGGTCGTGTACATCAGATGCGTGTCATTGGCTCATCTGGAATATGGGAACTTTTTATTCCAGACATTAAAGAAGGCGATTTATATAAGTACGAAATCCGCACTCAACAAATGAACATTCTTGAAAAAATTGATCCTCTGCAATTTACCTCTGAAATTCGTCCGAAAACTGCCTCCAAGGTTCATGAAATGAATACCTATGAATGGAAGGATTCAGCCTGGATGAAGAATCGGTCACAATTTACTCCGTATAACAGTCCAATGTCCATCTATGAACTTCACCTTGGTTCATGGAAGCGTGATCCTGCCAATCCTGAACGTTTTTTGACCTATAATGAATTGGCCGACAGCTTAGTACCCTATGTTAAAGAGATGGGTTTTACCCATATTGAGCTTATGCCGGTTATGGAGCACCCGCTAGATGAGTCCTGGGGATACCAGGTAACAGGGTATTTTTCTGTAACCAGTCGGTTCGGCACCCCGACCGATTTCATGCATTTCATCGATAGATGCCATGAGGCAGGTATCGGCGTTATCCTTGACTGGGTCCCTTCTCATTTCCCAACAGACGGACACAGCCTCGGTCGGTTCGACGGTTCATCACTTTATGAGCATTACGATCCGAGACAAGGTGAACACCCAGAATGGGGGACATATATTTTCAATTACGGCAGAAAGGAAGTCAGCAGCTTTCTTATCTCCAACGCATTGTTCTGGTACGACAAATTTCACATTGATGGAATGCGTGTCGATGCAGTTGCCTCGATGCTTTACCTAGATTACGCAAGAACAGCCGGACAATGGGTTCCAAATCAGCATGGCGGTAAAGAGAACCTTGAAGCAATCGAGTTCATGAAACACTTAAACACGATAATATACGATCGTTATCCTGGCGTAGTCATGATAGCTGAAGAGTCGACAAGTTTTTATGGTGTTTCCAAGCCGGCGGTAGCTGGCGGTCTGGGTTTTGGCTACAAATGGAATATGGGTTGGATGAATGACACCCTTTCGTATTTCAGCAAAGACCCTTTGTACCGAAAATTCCATCACAACGCCTTAACCTTCTCCTTACTGTACGCTTTTTCTGAAAACTTTGTGCTGCCGCTTTCACACGACGAAGTCGTACACGGCAAGCGATCTCTGCTTTCCAAAATGCCCGGAGACGAATGGCAGCAATTTGCCAACTTACGATTGCTGTTTTTCTATCTATGGACACATCCAGGCAAGAAAACACTATTTATGGGCTGTGAATTTGGTCAGCTGTCGGAATGGTACTGTAAGGTCAGCTTAGACTGGCATCTTGTCGAAGAACGCCCCAAACATAAACAAGTCCAATCCTTCGTTAAAACCCTCAACAACTTCTATCGTGAGAACCCTTCTTTATGGGAAAATGATCACAATTATGATGGTTTTCAATGGCTGGACTTTAAAGATGTCAACAATAGTATCATCGCTTTTGCCAGAAAAGGTAAGAATCCTAAAGATCACTTAATCTGTCTGCTCAACTTTACCCCGGAGGCACACCACAATTACAAAGTAGGTGTTTTAGAAGACGTGAACTACAGGCAGATCTTAAACTCTGACAGCAAAGAATTCGGTGGAAGCGACCTGAACAATCCTGACCTTAAAAAACCCTTCCATGAGCCGTTTGGCGAAGCGCCCATGCATATACGAGTCTCCGTGCCACCACTTGCAGGGGTAATTTACAAACCGGAGTATTAA
- a CDS encoding phosphoglucomutase, with translation MISPHKASESLTENFITNSSSTITYFDQIQELVKLRNQQPAKSQSYSLYQEHINTVYGRVRKKILSNTNPPSTSIKFGTSGWRGIIGDDIYCHSVGIVTQAIINMYQSIGNNAQLDSELNVASFEETQRRGCVLGFDNRFGNEMLAIRIIDVLTSNGIKVYYAGESSTGLLSASVLQRQAAFSINLTPSHNPLQYAGFKFNGADAGPASPVLTEEITRRANLLISSNTTESFSRNNSLICPIKSLQDWVDLTTSGEQKHGLNYKAIINDFINNDAICVVIDCVHGASRVDIASFFNSFSSDRLQFLRTREDTTFGGIAPEPSTTNMIPVVEALSTMRGPLKLGVIMDPDADRIRFTDGTTEINMNYFGAMAYHYLHEKKHKNGMVAKTVATSNFANAIAEQLNETVFEPKVGFKEFKPVIDKALVCFEESDGITIIGHTPEKDAYIGLLLALDMTITLQMNLGDYLKTIQQEYGEFYPDKDGVEVSEKGDTLINTLSGLSKYTKGSVIKVGEKDLAIKQVIDIDGFKFVFEDQSWLMIRPSGTEPKVRFYVEARNERQKEDLFAVAKKILSDLGLV, from the coding sequence ATGATTTCACCCCACAAAGCCTCTGAATCACTCACCGAAAACTTTATCACTAACTCTTCTTCAACCATTACTTATTTCGACCAGATACAAGAACTTGTAAAGTTGCGGAATCAACAACCGGCAAAAAGCCAGTCATATAGTTTATATCAGGAACATATCAACACGGTATACGGTCGCGTTCGCAAAAAAATACTGTCCAATACCAATCCCCCATCTACTTCCATTAAATTCGGCACATCAGGCTGGAGAGGTATTATTGGTGATGATATTTATTGCCATTCTGTAGGTATTGTCACACAAGCAATAATCAATATGTACCAGAGCATTGGCAATAATGCCCAACTCGACTCTGAACTTAACGTAGCAAGTTTTGAAGAAACACAGCGTCGAGGCTGTGTTCTGGGCTTTGATAACAGGTTTGGCAATGAGATGTTAGCAATCAGAATAATTGACGTCCTTACCTCAAACGGCATAAAAGTCTATTATGCCGGCGAATCATCAACCGGCCTGTTGTCGGCCTCGGTCCTTCAGCGTCAAGCTGCTTTTTCCATCAACCTGACCCCCAGTCACAACCCATTACAGTACGCGGGTTTCAAGTTTAACGGCGCTGATGCAGGCCCTGCGAGCCCTGTTTTGACCGAGGAAATCACACGGCGCGCAAACCTTCTTATTTCCAGCAACACAACAGAATCATTTTCTCGCAATAATTCGCTCATCTGCCCAATAAAATCACTTCAGGACTGGGTTGATCTAACTACTTCCGGTGAGCAGAAACACGGTCTTAATTATAAAGCAATCATTAACGACTTCATAAATAATGATGCTATTTGTGTGGTAATTGACTGTGTGCATGGCGCAAGTCGTGTAGACATAGCGTCGTTTTTCAACTCCTTTTCATCCGATCGCCTACAGTTTCTCAGAACCAGGGAAGACACGACTTTTGGGGGAATTGCCCCTGAGCCCTCTACAACGAACATGATTCCCGTAGTTGAAGCATTATCCACCATGCGGGGCCCATTGAAACTTGGCGTTATTATGGATCCCGATGCCGATAGAATTCGCTTCACCGATGGTACCACAGAAATTAACATGAATTATTTCGGTGCTATGGCCTACCATTACCTCCACGAGAAAAAGCATAAAAATGGAATGGTCGCCAAAACAGTTGCTACAAGTAATTTTGCTAACGCTATTGCCGAACAACTTAACGAAACGGTTTTTGAACCAAAAGTTGGCTTTAAAGAGTTTAAACCGGTTATTGATAAGGCCCTTGTCTGTTTTGAGGAGTCTGACGGGATAACAATAATCGGACACACGCCTGAAAAAGATGCCTACATTGGTCTACTGTTAGCCTTGGACATGACCATTACTTTGCAGATGAATCTTGGCGACTACCTAAAGACGATTCAGCAGGAATACGGAGAATTCTACCCTGACAAAGACGGCGTTGAGGTCTCAGAAAAGGGCGATACCCTCATCAATACCCTTTCAGGATTGAGTAAGTACACAAAAGGCTCTGTAATTAAAGTTGGAGAAAAAGATCTTGCCATAAAACAGGTTATTGACATAGACGGCTTTAAATTTGTTTTTGAAGACCAATCATGGCTGATGATCAGACCATCAGGAACTGAACCCAAGGTCCGGTTCTATGTTGAAGCGCGTAATGAGAGACAAAAAGAAGATCTATTCGCTGTTGCAAAAAAGATCTTGTCTGATCTTGGTCTTGTCTAA
- a CDS encoding alkene reductase — translation MTTTHLFKPLSFGELTVSNRVALAPMTRGRAGSARIPGDLMAEYYLQRAGAGLIITEASVISTEGIGWIDSPGIYSTAMVDGWRMVTERVKPTATPMFLQLWHCGRASHSDFHGGSLPQSASAVKLNGDHIHTPRGNKPYETPRAMTVDEIHKTVDDYRRAAENAKKAGFDGVEVHGANGYLINQFLDGSTNLRTDQYGGSLENRFRFFREVLEAVLEVWPAERVGARISPNGVFNDMGCDDFRELFLYVTGEINKLKLGYLHIMDGLAFGFHGKGEPMTLAEFRPLYDGVIIGNCGYSRDMAEKRLAEGTADIIAIGRPYISNPDLVERFRNNWPLNPCEDMSLWYTSGPEGYTDYEPYRP, via the coding sequence ATGACGACAACGCATCTTTTTAAACCACTATCTTTTGGTGAACTGACTGTATCCAATAGAGTTGCTCTGGCGCCCATGACGCGTGGCAGGGCCGGGAGTGCTCGTATTCCCGGAGATCTTATGGCAGAATATTATCTGCAGCGGGCTGGAGCGGGGCTGATTATCACTGAGGCCTCGGTAATTTCAACGGAGGGAATCGGCTGGATTGACTCACCTGGAATCTATAGCACTGCCATGGTAGACGGTTGGCGTATGGTGACGGAGAGGGTGAAACCAACCGCCACTCCCATGTTTTTGCAATTATGGCATTGTGGTCGGGCCTCCCATAGCGATTTTCATGGCGGCTCGCTTCCTCAATCGGCCTCGGCGGTCAAATTGAATGGCGACCATATCCATACTCCGAGGGGCAATAAACCCTACGAAACACCTCGGGCCATGACAGTTGATGAGATCCATAAAACGGTTGATGATTATCGCCGAGCAGCGGAAAATGCCAAAAAAGCCGGTTTTGATGGGGTTGAGGTGCACGGTGCTAACGGGTACCTCATCAATCAGTTTTTAGACGGCAGCACGAACCTCAGAACAGATCAATATGGCGGAAGTCTCGAAAATCGATTCCGATTCTTCCGCGAGGTGCTCGAGGCGGTGCTTGAGGTCTGGCCGGCAGAGCGTGTTGGAGCACGAATTTCACCAAATGGTGTTTTTAATGATATGGGCTGTGACGATTTCCGTGAGCTTTTTCTTTATGTCACCGGAGAAATCAACAAACTGAAACTTGGTTACCTGCATATCATGGATGGTCTGGCCTTTGGTTTTCATGGGAAGGGGGAGCCCATGACTTTAGCTGAGTTCCGTCCCCTCTACGATGGCGTCATTATCGGCAACTGTGGTTACAGCAGGGATATGGCTGAAAAACGTCTGGCAGAAGGAACAGCCGATATTATCGCTATTGGTCGGCCCTATATCAGCAATCCTGATCTGGTGGAGCGTTTCAGGAATAATTGGCCATTGAACCCCTGTGAAGATATGAGCCTGTGGTACACCTCGGGACCGGAAGGGTACACAGACTATGAGCCTTATAGGCCTTGA
- a CDS encoding YqgE/AlgH family protein, producing the protein MESLQGNFLIATPQMPDPRFREQVIYICSHNDEGAMGLIVNHPSEFSLLEVFLSANVEVSGTDFPQIYIGGPVEVEAAFFLYSSDYVGKNQLSISDDVSLSRDPQILHDIAGGVGPQSYMFILGYSGWAPGQLEAELTVNGWLTLPAKNEILFHTENSEKWKNAAMQFGIDISLYSDEIGTA; encoded by the coding sequence ATGGAATCTTTACAAGGAAACTTTTTAATCGCTACACCCCAGATGCCGGATCCCCGCTTCAGGGAGCAGGTTATTTATATCTGCTCTCACAACGATGAGGGCGCTATGGGGCTTATTGTTAATCATCCCAGTGAATTTTCACTTCTTGAGGTCTTTTTAAGCGCTAATGTCGAGGTTAGCGGGACTGATTTTCCTCAAATTTATATTGGTGGGCCTGTCGAAGTTGAAGCGGCGTTCTTTTTATATTCTTCGGATTATGTCGGGAAAAATCAACTGTCAATCTCTGATGATGTCAGTTTGTCACGTGATCCGCAGATTCTGCATGATATAGCAGGAGGTGTCGGCCCTCAGTCGTATATGTTTATTTTAGGGTATTCCGGCTGGGCACCGGGACAGCTTGAGGCTGAACTCACTGTCAACGGGTGGTTAACCCTGCCTGCCAAAAACGAAATTCTTTTCCACACTGAAAACTCTGAAAAATGGAAAAATGCTGCGATGCAATTTGGTATTGATATTTCACTGTATTCTGATGAGATCGGTACGGCTTGA
- a CDS encoding PAS domain S-box protein: MNARERYSTTSQTNKLLLVGLLTLFVIGIGLFSLFQMFSDFQTVLTRETEKHSLLMRQHLLVGELVATVESDVRDIRFYVHEPMELDRVSSALLTSLNAVVNDLEHLSSFEKRDLVFETVLQYQESLASYLSLNQTLRLTHEQLHVMNSSFLDKLNAIEVATGELMIESVLAGADLKGLQQIYSLIPYCREQVLRASIFLEDDTAARSNRFLPHTVPELLISDLIVNSITTMERTLETITSASGEIVVHVQDILEEIPRYRTLVNELQTKITQADTDENTIASLRETLLINLKKIGENVHLNELSGNMSTLVKRSSLVAAFVCLVIFGVTIFAWGFIRHLTNQMEDSRNSALVAKNELKLTNDQLNLEMKERQLAEVHLRESEERFRALIEKSSDIVVILNKDGQYKYVSPAVSAFGYFPDEMIGKLPQDFVLDEDKSLITETIKQSMEVPEKSIRTSVIRFCHKNGSVFRVEGLVTNLLDHPGVEGVVFTGRDVTERERMIEELQTALNEVRTLQGLLPICASCKKIRDDSGLWENIEAYIQSNSNAVFSHGICPDCAKSLYPEFAEQMFPGDSKT; encoded by the coding sequence ATGAACGCCAGAGAACGATATTCTACAACAAGTCAAACTAATAAACTTTTGTTAGTTGGTCTGCTGACTCTTTTTGTCATAGGCATTGGCCTTTTTAGCCTCTTTCAAATGTTTAGTGATTTTCAAACGGTGCTCACGCGTGAGACAGAAAAACACTCTTTGCTGATGAGGCAACATTTGCTGGTGGGTGAATTAGTTGCCACTGTTGAAAGTGATGTCCGGGACATACGGTTTTATGTCCATGAACCTATGGAGCTAGATCGTGTTAGTTCGGCTCTGCTTACATCTTTAAACGCTGTGGTGAATGATTTGGAGCATTTATCCAGTTTTGAAAAGAGAGATTTGGTTTTTGAGACTGTATTACAATATCAAGAATCCCTGGCATCGTATCTGAGTTTAAATCAAACATTACGACTAACTCATGAGCAGCTTCATGTCATGAACAGCAGTTTCTTGGACAAACTTAATGCTATTGAGGTTGCAACAGGAGAGCTTATGATTGAGAGCGTCCTGGCTGGTGCGGATTTGAAGGGCTTGCAACAGATCTATAGCCTGATTCCTTATTGTCGGGAACAGGTTCTTCGGGCAAGCATCTTTTTGGAGGATGATACCGCAGCTCGAAGTAATCGATTTTTGCCACATACTGTCCCTGAACTATTGATATCAGATTTAATTGTTAACTCAATCACAACTATGGAGCGAACACTCGAAACAATTACCTCTGCCTCAGGTGAAATAGTGGTTCATGTTCAGGATATTCTCGAAGAAATACCGAGGTATCGAACCCTGGTAAATGAACTTCAAACTAAAATCACACAGGCAGATACTGATGAAAACACTATAGCTTCCTTGAGGGAGACACTGCTGATAAATCTTAAAAAAATCGGTGAGAATGTTCATCTTAATGAACTTTCCGGCAATATGAGTACCTTAGTCAAGCGTTCTTCATTGGTAGCTGCTTTTGTTTGTTTAGTCATTTTTGGTGTAACTATCTTTGCCTGGGGCTTTATTCGTCATTTAACGAATCAGATGGAAGATAGTCGAAACAGCGCATTGGTAGCCAAAAATGAGCTTAAGCTAACCAATGATCAGCTTAATTTAGAGATGAAGGAGCGCCAACTGGCTGAAGTACACTTGCGGGAAAGCGAGGAGCGCTTTCGGGCTTTGATCGAAAAATCCAGTGATATCGTTGTTATTTTGAATAAAGACGGACAGTATAAGTATGTCAGCCCGGCTGTTTCTGCTTTTGGATATTTCCCTGATGAAATGATCGGCAAACTGCCCCAGGACTTTGTCCTTGATGAAGATAAGAGTTTAATTACGGAAACCATTAAGCAGTCAATGGAAGTTCCAGAAAAATCTATCAGAACGAGCGTTATTCGTTTCTGTCATAAAAACGGTTCAGTCTTTAGAGTGGAGGGTCTAGTCACCAATCTACTGGATCATCCAGGTGTTGAAGGAGTGGTTTTTACCGGTCGTGATGTGACAGAGAGAGAACGAATGATAGAAGAGCTGCAAACAGCCTTGAACGAGGTGAGAACCTTGCAGGGGCTGTTGCCTATTTGCGCATCATGTAAGAAAATTCGTGATGACAGTGGGTTGTGGGAGAATATCGAAGCCTATATTCAAAGCAACTCAAATGCCGTATTTTCCCACGGCATTTGTCCTGATTGTGCTAAGTCGTTGTATCCTGAGTTTGCTGAGCAGATGTTTCCTGGTGATAGTAAAACCTAG